CACGACGCGCCTGCAGCACTGGGACCCGCCCCCAGCCAACCCCCATCGGGAGATACGGAGCCCCGCATGCTGATCGAGATGACCGCCGTGAGCCGGACGTATCGCCGCGGGCGGGAACTGGTCAAAGCTGTCGACGACGTGACCCTGACATTCGGCAACGAGAATCTTCTGGCGGTCACGGGGCCGTCGGGTTCGGGGAAGAGCACGCTCCTGCACCTCATCGGCGGTATCGATCGGCCGGATGAGGGCTCCATCAAAGTCGACGGGGAAGAGCTGTCGGACAAGAGCGACGACGAGCAGTCCGAATACCGGCGGCGCAAAGTGTCCTTCATCTTCCAGTTCTTCAATCTGCTGCCCACGCTGACCGCCTGGGAGAACGTGGCGATGCCCAGGGTCCTCGACGGGTCTTCGATGAAGCTGGCCAGAAAGGACGCGCACGACCTCCTGGACATGGTCGGTCTGGGCAACAGAACCGACCACAAGCCCTCCGAGCTGTCCGGGGGACAGATGCAACGGGTCGCCATCGCCCGCTCGCTGATCATGAAGCCCGGCGTCGTGCTGGCAGACGAGCCGACGGGGAACCTCGACTCGGAATCCGGCAGCAGCATTCTGGCGCTCCTCCGTCAGATCGCCGACGAGGGCCAAAGCTCGGTGATCATGGTGACGCATGATCGGGAAATCGCCGCCGCGGCCGATCGTGAGATTGTGATGCGCGACGGCCGGGTCGTCGAAAGCCGGGACCGGGCATAGGGATTCGGATGATGACCGCTGCGGGTGTCCGCTTCAAGATGCTGAACGTGCGGTACGCGCTGGCGCACTGGAAACGCTCGCTGAGCTGCGTGGTGGCCGTGATGATCGCCAGCGGACTGCTGGTGGCGATCGCCGGCATCTACAGCTCCTTGACCAAGTCGGTCGCAACGATGTCGGAGGACCTGTACGGCCGAGCGGCGTTCGAGGTCACCGGTGTGGCCGACAGCGGCCTGCCCGAAGCGCTGCTGGACGAGCTGCGCGGAGTGCACGGCGTGGCCGCCGCCGAACCGGTCGTGAAGGCGACGCTGAACGCACCCCGCTCGGGGACAACGTTGTTGGGGGTCAGCCCCAACATTCGGGTGCTGAACAATCGGGTCGGCAACGAGCTCGTGCAGCAGGCCCAACGCGACACGTCCCACGGGTCGCTCGCCGACGGCGCGATCGCCGGGCCCGGGCTCGGGGTCGCGGCGGGCGGCACGGTCGACGTCGACTCCTTGCCCGTCAAGGTGGTCTTCGTGCCGAAGGGCGACCTCGCCGAGAAATACAACGCGGGTGACTACCTCATCGCGCCGCTGCAACTGGCGCAGCAACTCCTCCACCAAACCGGCCGGTTCAGTTCGGTTTTCATCGTCGCGGAGCCGGGTGCCGACACCCGGAACCTGGCCGCGGAGCTGGTGCGGGTGGTCGACCATCGGGCGGTGGTCGCCGAGCCGCAGTTCCGCGTCGCGCAGACCGACAACTCTGTGTCGCTGACCCGCGACGCCTTGCTCCTGGTCGGTTCGATCGCGCTGGTCGTCGCGATGTTCATCGTGTTCAACACCATGAACATGGCGGTGGTGCAACGCCGGCCGGTGATCGCCACCCTGCGGGCGCTCGGAGCGCGACGCGGCCAGCTGGCAAGGGACCTGCTGCTCGAGGTGGCGCTGATGGGATTTCTCGGTGGCTGCGTCGGCGCACCACTGGGGGCCGGGATGAGCTACCTCGCGATCAAGCGGCTGCCCCCGTTGCTGCTGCAGTCGGTGGACGTCAAGCCGGAATTCTTCTTTCCCAACGGCGCGATCGCCGTCGTGGTGGTGCTGGGGGTCGTCGCCTGCGTCGTGGGCGCCGTCTGGCCCGCGTTCGTCGTGTTCAACGCCTCACCCGCCTCGGCCATGCGACCGGCCGAGCTCGAAGCCCTGGGCGCCAGCCGGTCGAGGCCGAACTGGCTCGGCATGGTTGCCGGCGCTTCGCTGACGATAGCGGCGTTTGTCAGCGCGATGCGGCTGCACGACGAAAGAGCCTTCGGCGGCGGGGTTTTGGCGCTGGCCGGCGTGCTCGTGCTGTGCTGGGCCCTTGGGCCCGTGATCGTGGAGGCCAGCAGCCGGATCGCGGCCATGATGGGACCGAGCGGTCAGGTCAGCAGGTCGACGATGACCGCGTCGGCAAAACGGACGTGGGCGAACGTGATGATCGTCGCGATCGCGGTCGCGTTGGGTAGCGTGACCAACGGGGTGCTGACGGATGTCGTGGACTCCACGGGCGGTTTCTTCTCCTCCCTCGCGGGCGCCGACGTCTACCTGGCCGCGGCGCCGAAAGACGTTGTCCCCGTGAGCCCGTTGATCCCCAAGGGGGTGGATCAGCAAGTCCGGCAGATCCCGGGGGTCGCCCGGGTCGTCCCGGTCCAGTACGCCTACGTCAACGTCGGCAGCGACCGGGTCTTGGTGGTGGGCGCCGACCCGGGCACGGTCACGCCCGCCTTCTCCGCCATGAGTCCTGGGGTCCGCTCCCGGGTCGAGGCCGGGGACGGCGTCGTGGTGTCCCGCCAGCTTGCCCGCCGCCTGCATCGCGGCGAGGGGCAGACCCTGACCCTGAACACCCCGTCGGGACTGAAGACGGTGCAGATCCTGGGCGTGGTCGACTATCTCACCACCGAGCGCGGCATGATCGCGATGTCGCTGACCAACATGCGCACCTGGTTCCAACGCGACGGCGCCACCTATCTGGAGGTGCACGTCGCCGATCGCAACAAGGTGCCCGGTGTGCTGGACCGGGTCCAAAAGATTGCCGCCTCAACCGGATTGTTCGCCTTCGGCGGCCAGGACGCCGTCGACTCGGGGAAGGGCGCGGTCGCCCAGATCGGATCCGTGGCCGTGTTCGTTCAGTGGATCGTGGCGCTGTTGGCGGCCATGGCCCTGTTCAACGCATTCATGATCTCCGTCATCGAACGCAGGAGGGAGATCGGCGTGTTGCGCGCGATGGGCGCTTCCCGGCGCTACATCACCAAATCGATTCTCGTCGAGTCGAGCAGCGTCGCCCTGGTGGGCGGCCTTCTCGGGCTGCTGTCCAGCCTCGTCGTCCACCGGCTGGGCACGCTGATCATGAGCACCGTCACGGCCATGACGGTGCGGTTCGCGCTGTCACCCCTTGACCTGCTCAGCGTCGTGGTGGCGGTGGCCTTGTGCTGGAGCGGTGCCCTGCTGCCCGCATCACGTGCCGCCAAGGCGGCGATCGTGGACGCGTTGGAAGTGGAGTAGCCGTGGCGAAGCGCGAACTGACCGCACCGGTGACGGCGGCGGCCCCCGAATCGCTGGCCGAATTCCTGTGCAGGCCCGGCGAGCAACGGTTGATCTGGGTGCGCAGCAGTCCGGGCCTCCCGGCGCCCGTGGCATGGCGTCTCGCGCGCTTCGTGGCGTTCTCGCGGCCGCGAACCTGCGTGCCCGGAATGCTGGCCTTCTATTTCGCGAGCGTCGTCAGCGGGCAGGTTCCGCTGCGGGCCCTGATCGTGGGCATGGTGGTCTCCTACCACATCGGCGCGATCGCCAATTTGTACAACATGTACACCGACATCGTCGAGGACAACGAGAACATTCCGTCCAGGGTGTTCGAGCTCGGCCGGTACGGCCGAGACCGCCTGCTGCGCGACACCCACCTGCTGACCGCGGCCGTCTTCGTGTCGTCGCTGCTGGTGAACCCCTACTTCGCGGGCTTGACGCTGCTGGCCCTCGTTGGCTGCCAACAATATTCGTTTCGGCCGTTTCGGATGAAGGCGCGGCCCCGCGTCGGGATCCTGTACTTCGCCAACGCGGTGGCATATCCCTACCTGAGCGCGGCCCTGGCCGGCGACGGGAAGCTGCATGCCTTCCTCGAGCCCGAGTACCGCGCGCTGGCGATCTACCTGTTCGTATGGTTCTGCGCCAAGGGCCTCATCAAGAACGTGCCCGACTACGACGGCGACAAGCGGGTGAACGTGACGACGTCGGCGACGCTGAGCGCGAGCAGGCGCAACGCGGCGCTGGTCGCCGCGACGGCGACCGTGCTGGTCTACGCCGCCGTCGCCGTTCCCGTCGCTCTCGACGTCGTCGGGCGCAAGTTCCTGCTGGCCCTGGTGTGGCTTCCCGTGGCGTGCTTTCAGGGGTGGCGGCTGGTGCGTGCGGGTGAGGAGAAGTCACGCAACGACATGCTGCGCGACGACATGTTCGTATCCGTCGGATACCTTTCCACGCTCATCTTGGTCGAAAGGCCGTCGCTGTCGTCCGCCTCGGTGGTGGCCGCGGGGATCGCCATCATGGTGTTATCGGACCAGCTGGGGCTCGACACCCGAAGAGCCGAAGATTTCGGTGCGCCATGAGGACTCACCGAATAGTGCTGCACGACAGCGGGACCCGCCCGTCCCGCCCGGAGTTCGATCTGTCCCGCAACGAGTTGCACCTCGACCCGCTTCCCGAGGTGCGCAAGATCCTCGAGTCGAGCGCCGACACCCTCAGTCGCTACCCTCAGGACCACCTTGTCGCGGCGCTGACCGAGCGGATCGCCGCGCTGCACGGGGTGCCGTTGGATCGGGTGGTCGTCGGCCCGGGCAGCATCGGTGTGCTGGACGCCCTGCTGCACGCCGACGGCGGACCCGCCGGGTCCACGGTGTTTGCCACCCCCACCTTTGACGAGTACGCGGTGCTCGTCGCCCGAGCGGGCGGCGTTCCCGTCGGGGTTGCGGGTGACCCCGTGGGCAAGCAGTCGCTCGACGGCATCCGGGCCCGCGTCGACTCGTCGACGCGCTATGTGATCGTCGCGGCGCCGCACAACCCCAGCGGCGCCGCGGTCAGCCTGGCCGAACTGAGGCATCTGCGGCTGGCCTTGCCGGACACCGCGGTGCTCGTCGTCGACGGCGCTTACGCCGAGTTCGACGAGACCGCCCGCCCGGATGCCGTGCGGCGCATGGTCAGCGGCCCGCGGCCGGTGGTGGTCCTGCGCAGTTTCTCCAAGGCCCACGGGCTGGCCGGCCTGCGGATCGGTTACGGGGTCTTCAGCTGCGCGGCGCTGGCGGCGCGGGTCAGGTCCGCCGTCCCGATGTTCGCGGTGAACTCGATCGCGCTGACCGCCGCGGCGGAATCGTTGCGGCATCAACAGCGACTGCGGGAACGGGTGTCCCGGGTGATCGAGAACCGCAACCGCCTGGAAGCGGCTCTGCTCCGGTACGGCCTGTACTCGGGGATCGCCTCGCAGGGCAATTTCGTGTGGTTGCCCACCCGGGATTCCCGGCGGCTGTTCGCGCATGCCCTCGGTGACGGCATCCTCGTGCGCGAGTACCCCGGCTGGGGCGTCCGGATCACCGTCGGTTCGGACGAATCGGTGAATGCCGTCCGCAAGTCGCTGGCGACCTTCGTGGCCGGCACACGCGGCCGCGCCCGCAGCGGTGCCGATGCATAACCGGCACCTGCTCTCCAATGCCATTGGGCGGCAGCGGTTCGCCGACCAGTTGGTGGATCATCTGATCAGCCTGGGGGTCGAGTACCTCTTCGGGATGCCGGCGGAGTCGGTGAATTCGCTGATGCACGCCGCGAGTCGGCGCAGCGAAATACGGGTCGTCAGCGCCCGGCACGAGACCGCGGCCGCGCTGATGGCGGTCGGTTACGCCCGCTCCTCCGGGCGATTGGGCGTGTGCTTCGGAACGGCGGGACCGGGCGCCACCAATCTGGTGGCCGGCGCCTACGAGGCCTTCGTCGGGCGGGTGCCGCTGCTCGCCATCAGCGGTCAGGTTCCGCTGGCGGCCATGGGCACGGGCTCTTTCCAGGAAATCGACTCGGAGAGCCTGTTCCGGCCCTGCACCTCCCTGTCCGTACAGATCGACGGCCCAAGCCAATTCGAGCGGTTGGCCCGGTGCTGCGTGCAGGCCGTGCACGAGTCCACCGCGTGCCACGTGGCTATTCCCGGTGACGTGCTGTACGCCCCCATCGGTGCGCACGGCTCGCGCGTGTTCGTTCCCGACCCGCCGAACCCGGCGGCCGCGGCCAAGGAAGAGATCAGCGCGATCCTGGATTTCCTGGGTTCCGGGGACCTTGCCATAGTGCTCTCCTGCGCGAGCGGGCCCCAGCGCGTTCTGGCCCGGCAGCTTTCCGAGCGCCTGGACTGTCCGCTGCACACCGCGGAGGGACGAGACGCCGGCGTGATAGGTGCCGCGGACGTGTTGGTGGTGGGCCGGGCGAGTCCCTTGCTGGCGCAGCGTGTCCGCGGGCACGCCAACCTGCTTGAGCTCACCGACCGGCGGTTCGCGTCCGGGTCCATGCCATACATCAGGCAGATCGTCTGCGACGTGGAGGCAACGCTTGCGACGGTCCTCGGCTTCGTCCCCGCGCAGCCCGGGTCTTTGCCGGAGCGCAGCGCCGCGCGCGAAACCGACGACGGCGCAGCCGATTCGGTTCGCTGGCGCGTCTACACCGACCTGGACGGCGCCGACGGACTACTCCCGCAAGGCATCGCGCTTGACGACGCGGTCGTGTCGAGCGTGGCCCGCATCCCGGGCGCGGCGCTGCCGCTGGCCATCGGCGGGGCCCTGGGCGGCCACGGGGATCCGCCGAGCCTGGTCGTGACGGACCACGCGCAGTTAGGCCAGTTCATCGCGGACGTGTCCACCCTGGCCAGCCTCGGCGGCGACGTGCTGGTGGTCTGCCGGGTGGGCGATGGTGAAAGCCTCTCGGGGGCAAGCCAACTCGGTGCCGCGATGTCGGTGCCGGCGGTCCGCGCGGAAAACGGCGCGGACCTGTCCCGGCTGTTCCGCCGCCTCGCCGAGAACGGGGGCCCCGGGATTGTCACCGTGCGGGGCGCCCCCGCGGCAAGCCCCGAGGCACGGCCCCTCCGGCCCGGTGAGCGGGCCTTGGCCGAGCGGCTGGCCGCCTGCCTGGCCGTCCCGGTCCAGCTGAGCGAATTCTGCGCTCCGCTGCTGCCCTGTTTCACGACAGCGCAGCGCAGCGCCAACGCCCAGGCGCCCTCGATGAACGCGTCCGCGCTGCGGAAATGCGGGAACGCCCGCGCGGGCACGGTGGCCGCGACCGGCGCCGCACTTCTGCTGCAGCTGAACGGGATCTACGACGCGGCGTTGGATAACGCCAGGATTCTCGTGGCGACCGTCGAGGCCCGGGACTGGGCACTCGACGCCCGCGGGCTGCTCGACGAAGTGAGCGTCGCGCGCTACACGGTCGACGATCCGGCGACGGCGGCCGCCACGGTGCGGCAGGCCTGCGCGGCCGCCGGCGCGCCCGGCGGGGGTGTGGTGCATCTGCACGTGGGGTCGCGCGCGCTGGACGCGGAGTGGACGCCCGATACGGCCGACCCGGGGGCGGCGGGGCCGCGACCGGCCGGGGCCCGCCATGGTCAACCCCCGAGCGAATCCGCGCTGTCGGCGGCGATCGCCGCCCTGCGCGACGCCGACCGAGTCGCCATCGTCGCGGGCCGGGGGGCCGCGGGGTGCTCGGATCTGCTGGTGGAACTGTCCGAGATCCTTTGTTGCCCGGTGTATCTGACGATGGGCGGGGACTCGGTGCTCGCGGATCCGGGCCTGCGGGCGCGGGGGCGTATCGGCGGTTCCGGGGACCTCCGGGCGTTTCACGAGGTGGCCCGGGCGGACGTGCTGCTGTTGATCGGCGTGTCCAACAGGGGCTCGGCCTTCGACCTGGCGGCGGCCGGGCGGACGATCGCCGTCAACCTCGACCCGCACGCGATGCTGCGGCTCTCCCGGCGCGATATCTGCGTGCTGGCCGACGCCGCGCCGGCGGTGGAGGCGATGGTCGCCGCGCTGCGCGCCGCCCCGCCGGCGGGTGCCTTCCGGCGCCGCGCGGCGCGAGTGGGAACCGTTCCACGGATCGCGCGACGGCGGGGGGACAACGGTCGGCTGCGCGCGTCGCGGCTCACCCGTGTGATCGACGAGGAACTCCGCCGGTTCGACGGCGCCTCCACGGTGTGCGCGGACGTCGGCGTCAACACGCTGTGGGTATACCGCCACATCACGTCGATGACCCGCAGCGTCTGGTCCGCGTCGTTCGGCACGATGGGTTTCGCGGTTCCCGCGGCGATCGCCGTGGCCAGAAACTCCGTCCCGAGTTCCAGCGAGCCGGCGCTGGTGGTGGCCGTGGCCGGGGACGGCGGCACCTCGGTGACATTGAGTCAGATCCGGTCGTCGGCCGGCCTCGCGACGCCGATCGTGTTCGTCGTCGTGAACAACCTGGCGCTCGCCGCGATCAAGTTCGAAAGCGAGATCATGGGATGGCCGGACCGCGCGTCGTCCATCCCGGACATCAACTTCGCGAAATACGCCGCGTCCCTGGGGATCAGATCGCGCAGGGTCGACACCCCGCGCGGTTTCCGCGCCGCCTTCCAGGAGGCGATCAGCGAACCCCGCCCCTTCCTGATCGACGCCCGCTGCGTCGTCAACGACGCCCCGATCCAGGCCGGTAGGTCCGACTGGCGCCAGGTCGCGGGTTTTCTCCTCGCCTGGTCACAGGAGGGGCGCGACGCGGTCGGCTCGTTTCGCGAAGTCGTGCGCGCGGTCGTGATCGGCAAGCTCTACGAGAAGGGGCTCTCGTGGTAGCCGCACATCCGCGCCCCTCCGTCGCCCCAATCCAGCCCAATCCGGGCGAAGAAAGGATGATGGTCCATTGACCGCCGCAGACGAACCAATCTTGGAATCCCACGACGCGCAAAGTGGTTGCCCGGCAACCGGGCTTGCGCGCACATTCCGCCTCACTGCGGCCCCGCCACCCCGGGAGTCCCGGTGGTCCGCGGGCCGGCTCAGCGCCCTCGGCGCGCTGCGGGAAGACCCGCTGTGGCCCACCCGGCTCTCGGTGGCAACGTCCCTGGGTGCCGCGCGCGGATTCGGCCGGCCGGCGCCGCTG
This genomic window from Mycobacterium saskatchewanense contains:
- a CDS encoding ABC transporter ATP-binding protein; the protein is MLIEMTAVSRTYRRGRELVKAVDDVTLTFGNENLLAVTGPSGSGKSTLLHLIGGIDRPDEGSIKVDGEELSDKSDDEQSEYRRRKVSFIFQFFNLLPTLTAWENVAMPRVLDGSSMKLARKDAHDLLDMVGLGNRTDHKPSELSGGQMQRVAIARSLIMKPGVVLADEPTGNLDSESGSSILALLRQIADEGQSSVIMVTHDREIAAAADREIVMRDGRVVESRDRA
- a CDS encoding ABC transporter permease; translation: MTAAGVRFKMLNVRYALAHWKRSLSCVVAVMIASGLLVAIAGIYSSLTKSVATMSEDLYGRAAFEVTGVADSGLPEALLDELRGVHGVAAAEPVVKATLNAPRSGTTLLGVSPNIRVLNNRVGNELVQQAQRDTSHGSLADGAIAGPGLGVAAGGTVDVDSLPVKVVFVPKGDLAEKYNAGDYLIAPLQLAQQLLHQTGRFSSVFIVAEPGADTRNLAAELVRVVDHRAVVAEPQFRVAQTDNSVSLTRDALLLVGSIALVVAMFIVFNTMNMAVVQRRPVIATLRALGARRGQLARDLLLEVALMGFLGGCVGAPLGAGMSYLAIKRLPPLLLQSVDVKPEFFFPNGAIAVVVVLGVVACVVGAVWPAFVVFNASPASAMRPAELEALGASRSRPNWLGMVAGASLTIAAFVSAMRLHDERAFGGGVLALAGVLVLCWALGPVIVEASSRIAAMMGPSGQVSRSTMTASAKRTWANVMIVAIAVALGSVTNGVLTDVVDSTGGFFSSLAGADVYLAAAPKDVVPVSPLIPKGVDQQVRQIPGVARVVPVQYAYVNVGSDRVLVVGADPGTVTPAFSAMSPGVRSRVEAGDGVVVSRQLARRLHRGEGQTLTLNTPSGLKTVQILGVVDYLTTERGMIAMSLTNMRTWFQRDGATYLEVHVADRNKVPGVLDRVQKIAASTGLFAFGGQDAVDSGKGAVAQIGSVAVFVQWIVALLAAMALFNAFMISVIERRREIGVLRAMGASRRYITKSILVESSSVALVGGLLGLLSSLVVHRLGTLIMSTVTAMTVRFALSPLDLLSVVVAVALCWSGALLPASRAAKAAIVDALEVE
- a CDS encoding UbiA family prenyltransferase, encoding MAKRELTAPVTAAAPESLAEFLCRPGEQRLIWVRSSPGLPAPVAWRLARFVAFSRPRTCVPGMLAFYFASVVSGQVPLRALIVGMVVSYHIGAIANLYNMYTDIVEDNENIPSRVFELGRYGRDRLLRDTHLLTAAVFVSSLLVNPYFAGLTLLALVGCQQYSFRPFRMKARPRVGILYFANAVAYPYLSAALAGDGKLHAFLEPEYRALAIYLFVWFCAKGLIKNVPDYDGDKRVNVTTSATLSASRRNAALVAATATVLVYAAVAVPVALDVVGRKFLLALVWLPVACFQGWRLVRAGEEKSRNDMLRDDMFVSVGYLSTLILVERPSLSSASVVAAGIAIMVLSDQLGLDTRRAEDFGAP
- a CDS encoding pyridoxal phosphate-dependent aminotransferase — encoded protein: MRTHRIVLHDSGTRPSRPEFDLSRNELHLDPLPEVRKILESSADTLSRYPQDHLVAALTERIAALHGVPLDRVVVGPGSIGVLDALLHADGGPAGSTVFATPTFDEYAVLVARAGGVPVGVAGDPVGKQSLDGIRARVDSSTRYVIVAAPHNPSGAAVSLAELRHLRLALPDTAVLVVDGAYAEFDETARPDAVRRMVSGPRPVVVLRSFSKAHGLAGLRIGYGVFSCAALAARVRSAVPMFAVNSIALTAAAESLRHQQRLRERVSRVIENRNRLEAALLRYGLYSGIASQGNFVWLPTRDSRRLFAHALGDGILVREYPGWGVRITVGSDESVNAVRKSLATFVAGTRGRARSGADA
- a CDS encoding thiamine pyrophosphate-binding protein; translation: MHNRHLLSNAIGRQRFADQLVDHLISLGVEYLFGMPAESVNSLMHAASRRSEIRVVSARHETAAALMAVGYARSSGRLGVCFGTAGPGATNLVAGAYEAFVGRVPLLAISGQVPLAAMGTGSFQEIDSESLFRPCTSLSVQIDGPSQFERLARCCVQAVHESTACHVAIPGDVLYAPIGAHGSRVFVPDPPNPAAAAKEEISAILDFLGSGDLAIVLSCASGPQRVLARQLSERLDCPLHTAEGRDAGVIGAADVLVVGRASPLLAQRVRGHANLLELTDRRFASGSMPYIRQIVCDVEATLATVLGFVPAQPGSLPERSAARETDDGAADSVRWRVYTDLDGADGLLPQGIALDDAVVSSVARIPGAALPLAIGGALGGHGDPPSLVVTDHAQLGQFIADVSTLASLGGDVLVVCRVGDGESLSGASQLGAAMSVPAVRAENGADLSRLFRRLAENGGPGIVTVRGAPAASPEARPLRPGERALAERLAACLAVPVQLSEFCAPLLPCFTTAQRSANAQAPSMNASALRKCGNARAGTVAATGAALLLQLNGIYDAALDNARILVATVEARDWALDARGLLDEVSVARYTVDDPATAAATVRQACAAAGAPGGGVVHLHVGSRALDAEWTPDTADPGAAGPRPAGARHGQPPSESALSAAIAALRDADRVAIVAGRGAAGCSDLLVELSEILCCPVYLTMGGDSVLADPGLRARGRIGGSGDLRAFHEVARADVLLLIGVSNRGSAFDLAAAGRTIAVNLDPHAMLRLSRRDICVLADAAPAVEAMVAALRAAPPAGAFRRRAARVGTVPRIARRRGDNGRLRASRLTRVIDEELRRFDGASTVCADVGVNTLWVYRHITSMTRSVWSASFGTMGFAVPAAIAVARNSVPSSSEPALVVAVAGDGGTSVTLSQIRSSAGLATPIVFVVVNNLALAAIKFESEIMGWPDRASSIPDINFAKYAASLGIRSRRVDTPRGFRAAFQEAISEPRPFLIDARCVVNDAPIQAGRSDWRQVAGFLLAWSQEGRDAVGSFREVVRAVVIGKLYEKGLSW